The sequence GCTCATCTTCTCCTACGTCCTCGATGCGTGACGCGGCGCGCATGAGCGGCCGCGACGACTGACATCACGCGGACTGCACGAGCACGGCGGCGGGCAGCTCGATGAGGAACTCCGTGCCCTGGCCCACCTCGCTGCGCACGGAGAGGACGCCGCCGTGCTTGTGCACCAGCGCGGAGACGATGGCGAGCCCCAGTCCCGAGCCCTGCGTCTTCGTGGTGAAGAGCGGCTCGAAGATTCGCGGCAGCATCTCGGCGGGAATGCCCGGCCCGTCGTCCACCACGCGGATGCGCCAGGGGGCCTCGGCGCCCCCCTCGGCGTGGATGCGTACGGTGCCGCCGTTGCCGGGGACCACCGCCTCCATGCCGTTCTGCACCAGGTTCACCAGCACCATGCGCAACATCTCGCGGTCCAGCGTGGGCACGGGCAGTGACTCGGGCACCGCGTTGACGAGCCGCACCCCCGCGCGACGGGGCACCACGCCGAGCACCTCGTCCACCAGCGGGTGCAGCGCGCAGGGCGCGAGCTGGAGCGGCCGCTCGCGCGCGAAGTCCAGCACGTCGGAGATGATGCGCGCGCACACCGCCAGCTCGCGCTCGGTGACGTCGAGGTAGTGGAGGATGCGCGAGTCCGACAGCGAGTCCTGGAGCTTCGCCACCCGCAGCAGCACGCAGGACAGCGCCGTGCGCGCGGCGGCCAGCGGGTTGCGCAATTCATGGCTGATGCTGGCGGCCATCTGCCCCACGGTGGCCAGTTTCTCGCTTCGCGCGTGCTGCTGCTGGAGCTCGCGCAGTTCCTGCTCGACGCGCAGCAGGGCCCGCTGTTGCACCTGGAGCTTCTGCTCGTGCGCGACTTCTGACTCGGCCTGGCGCTCGGCGGTCTCCCAGGCCTCGCGCTGGAAGAGATGGCACGCCGCGAGGAACACGGCGTTCATGACGAGCAACCAGACGGCCTGCTCCAGGACGCGCCACCACTCCGGGTCCATCGCGCCGTGGACGGGTGGGGGCCAACCGAAGCTCCGCGCGACAGGGTCCAGGAGGGTGGTGACGCTCGCGGAGAGCAGCACCCACGCGTCGCGGTAGAAGGCGAGCAGCGCCAGCGACGCGAAGACATGGAAGTGCGTGTCGAGACGTCCACCCGTGAGGTGGATGAGCAGCGCGGACCAGAGCATCTGCGCCACTGCCATGCCCTGCCTCGAGAGCACCGAGCCCGGACGCCAGCGCGCCAGGGCCACCACCAGCAGGCTCAGCGCCGTGCCCGCGATGAGCGCCACCTGCACATCAGGCCTCTGCGGCTGCTCCCACGCGTGCGGAGCGAACACGAACGTCGCACCCACGCCGCACATCCACTGGACTCCCATCAGCCACGCGAAGAGCGCGTCCACCCGCCGCCTGCTGCTCTGGAGCTGGGCCGCGTGAAGCCGGGCCGTGCGCTCCTGAAGGGCCAGTGCGCTCATGTGCATGAGGACTCCTCACGGGCGTTGCCGGACACGGCGGTGGAAATTGCCGTGGACGTCGAAGGGCCTGCTTGAACGGCTCGGCCCAGATGCACCGCGTCGTCACGACGGGAGCACCTGGGCCGCTGAAGGCGACTGCACGGCGGTGGAGCTCGCCGTGTCTGGAAGGGAAGGCTCGTGCGCGTCGGTGTGGGGCTCCTCGCAAGACGTCGTCGAGAAGTGGTGAGCGCGGCGGGCCCGGGTGGATCTCCTCCGGTGTCTCTGGACCGAGGGTGCCTCGCCTGTGTTGGAAAGGAGGCTATCGGGTGTCTGCGGGCGACACTGCACACTCCGTGAAATCCGACCGGGTGCGGGCTTCGTAAAGCTGTCACCGATGCGCGTCCCCAAGCCCCGCTCCCGCTTCGCCTCCCGCCTCGCCCTAGGGGTGGCCGCCGTGCTGGCCCTGCGGTGCGGAAGCAATCCTCCTGCTTCAGAGCGTGTGCCGTTCACTCCCACCTCGGATGAAGTGGTGCTGGAGCAGGTGCCCGCCACGGCGGGAGATGCGCGCGCTCGCGAGCGCGCGTCGCTGCGGCGCGCCCTGTCCGCGAAGCCCGAGCAGTTGGACCTCGCGCTGCGGTTGGCGCGGCTGGACATCGAGGAGAGCCGGATGCGGGGAGACCCGCGCTACCTCGGCCGGGCCCAGGCGGCGCTCGCGCCGTGGTGGGACGCGTCCAGCCCGCCGCCCGGTGTGCGGCTCCTGCGCGCCACCATCCTCCAGAGCCGGCACGGGTTCCCCGCCGCGCTCGCGGACCTCGACGTGGCCGTGCGCGAGGACCCTCGCAACGCGCAGGCCTGGCTGACGCGCGCGGTGGTGTTGGGCGTGCGCGGCCAGCACGCGGAAGCCACGGCGAGCTGCGCGCCGCTGTCCGCGCTCGCCGGGCCGCTGACGGCCGCCGTGTGCGAGGCCCAGGTGAAGAG comes from Pyxidicoccus parkwaysis and encodes:
- a CDS encoding sensor histidine kinase — translated: MSALALQERTARLHAAQLQSSRRRVDALFAWLMGVQWMCGVGATFVFAPHAWEQPQRPDVQVALIAGTALSLLVVALARWRPGSVLSRQGMAVAQMLWSALLIHLTGGRLDTHFHVFASLALLAFYRDAWVLLSASVTTLLDPVARSFGWPPPVHGAMDPEWWRVLEQAVWLLVMNAVFLAACHLFQREAWETAERQAESEVAHEQKLQVQQRALLRVEQELRELQQQHARSEKLATVGQMAASISHELRNPLAAARTALSCVLLRVAKLQDSLSDSRILHYLDVTERELAVCARIISDVLDFARERPLQLAPCALHPLVDEVLGVVPRRAGVRLVNAVPESLPVPTLDREMLRMVLVNLVQNGMEAVVPGNGGTVRIHAEGGAEAPWRIRVVDDGPGIPAEMLPRIFEPLFTTKTQGSGLGLAIVSALVHKHGGVLSVRSEVGQGTEFLIELPAAVLVQSA